The Caldisericota bacterium genome contains the following window.
CTTGTTTTTTGTCATTTCTTTGACAATTGTTTTAATGGGAAGACGAGAAAAATATGCGTTTTTCCCATCTTTAAATATCTTATTATCTACTGGTTTGTTTCCTTCGTTATCTTTTATTGTTGCATCGTCTATATTTATTGCAACTCTCTCAACTGTAATTTTTGATCTTCCTCCAGCTTGTCCTACGCAGATAACAATATCTGGTTTTTCTTTTTTAATTTCTTTTTCAAGTTTTTCTATAGCTTTTTTGAATACTGTAGGAATTTTTGTTTTTACTATTTGTGCGCCGTTAATTTTGTTATCTAATTTTTTTACTGCTTCAAGTGCGGGGTTTATTGTTTCTTTGTCAAATGGTTCAAATCCTGTTACTAAGATTTTCATATTTGTTGTGTTCCCCCTGTTATTACTTGACTAATTTGCTGGTAATTCCTGTTTTCTTTCCCACACTTTGGACAAATTTTCATTTTTGCCTCCTTCTGCTAAAATTATAGTCAATAAAACAGAAATAAGAAACGAAAAGAGGAAACAAAAATAAAAGGCAGAAATAAAAACTGTAAGAGAGAGCAAAAAGAAAAAAACAGCAAAAGAGGATGAAACTGCAAAGAGAATAAGGGAGCAAATAGAAGAAAAGATGTAAATTAAGAAAAAAAGAACAAAAAAACAAAAAGAAAAAACTAACCATTAATTGGAGGAGAATATTAAATGAATAAACAAAATAAACAAATACGTGTTCGTTATGCCCCAAGCCCTACGGGCCATATACATATAGGCAATGCAAGATCGGCTCTATTCAATTATCTATTCGCACGACACAATAACGGTGTATTAGTTATGAGATTAGACGATACAGATAGAAAACGTTCAACCGATGAAGCAATAAAAACTATGCTTAATGATATCCAGTGGCTTGGCATAGACTGGGATGAAGGATATCTCAAGGGAGGAGACTATGGTCCCTACAGGCAAACTGAAAGAATGGATCTCTACAACCATTACATCGATATCCTTCTTAGCGAAGAAAAAGCATATGAGCTGTACTACACAGAAGAAGAAATACACCACATAAGAGACAGTTATGAAAAAGAAGGTAAAAAGTTCAGCTATAGAGAGTTAAAACAAAAAGAAACAGAACAGCTAAGAAATGCTTTTAAAAACAAAAACCTTAAACCCGCAATAGTTTTTAAAGTAGAAAAAGATGAAGAGATAATAGTCAATGATTTGGTACGTGGCAATGTAACCTTTAACTCCAATGAGTTTAAAGACTTTGTCATACGAAGAGAGAACGGCATCCCCGTATATAACTACGCTACGGTTATTGATGACGCTCTAATGAAAATCACTCACATTATAAGAGCCGAAGAACATCTCTCTAATACCCCCAAACAACTATTCATCTTTAATGCACTGAATTTTCCTCCGCCTCAATTTGCTCATATCTCCCTTATATTAGCACCCGATAGAACAAAACTCAGCAAAAGGCACGGTGCTACTTCAGTAGGTCAGTACAGAGAGATGGGCTTCCTTCCCGAAGCTCTCTTTAACTACCTTGCTCTTCTCGGATGGTCTTCTAAAGACGACAGAGAGTTCTTTACAAAAGAAGAACTCATCAACCTATTTACTCTTGAAAGTGTTAACAAAGCACCTGCTATATTTGATATTGATAAACTCAAATGGATGAACCATCATTATAT
Protein-coding sequences here:
- the pcp gene encoding pyroglutamyl-peptidase I, encoding MKILVTGFEPFDKETINPALEAVKKLDNKINGAQIVKTKIPTVFKKAIEKLEKEIKKEKPDIVICVGQAGGRSKITVERVAINIDDATIKDNEGNKPVDNKIFKDGKNAYFSRLPIKTIVKEMTKNKIPASISNTAGTFVCNHLMYGLLYLIDKKYPNIWGGFIHVPFIPEQTLHKEAPSMSLGDIIKGVTVAIKTTVKTKRNPAK
- the gltX gene encoding glutamate--tRNA ligase, translated to MNKQNKQIRVRYAPSPTGHIHIGNARSALFNYLFARHNNGVLVMRLDDTDRKRSTDEAIKTMLNDIQWLGIDWDEGYLKGGDYGPYRQTERMDLYNHYIDILLSEEKAYELYYTEEEIHHIRDSYEKEGKKFSYRELKQKETEQLRNAFKNKNLKPAIVFKVEKDEEIIVNDLVRGNVTFNSNEFKDFVIRRENGIPVYNYATVIDDALMKITHIIRAEEHLSNTPKQLFIFNALNFPPPQFAHISLILAPDRTKLSKRHGATSVGQYREMGFLPEALFNYLALLGWSSKDDREFFTKEELINLFTLESVNKAPAIFDIDKLKWMNHHY